A region from the Sulfitobacter sp. D7 genome encodes:
- a CDS encoding response regulator, translating into MKILAVDDDPFIRELLPVVFREADYPYLTLADSGAAALELLETTKDHFDCLLLDIEMPEMDGITLCRRIRTLEAYQDTPILMVTSRADATAIESAFAAGANDYVTKPFDVKDIATRVHIAERMLENTQRAPRLDPHHLKEAGEPGAHDFALADPVHINGVEQLVLPFSLGNYLSQLSRQHLDICQVFAVKIEHIDELYATCNTREFARAVTSAAQAIARVVDCPQLLMTHNGSGTLLCIVTGDSLPAWPEIEVLIQGELDGMDLRYDDNSPLSVMLSVGGPIQPNASRTQRVRKTFDRAIRRVAMRQKVKLDTAPTEKPSVSAAH; encoded by the coding sequence ATGAAAATTCTTGCCGTCGACGATGACCCTTTTATCCGCGAATTGCTGCCCGTCGTTTTCCGCGAAGCTGATTATCCCTATCTGACACTGGCCGATTCCGGCGCTGCCGCTTTGGAACTGCTCGAAACCACCAAAGACCATTTTGATTGCCTGCTCTTGGATATCGAAATGCCCGAAATGGACGGCATCACCCTATGCCGCCGCATCCGCACGCTGGAGGCTTATCAAGACACGCCGATCTTGATGGTGACCTCGCGCGCCGACGCGACCGCGATCGAAAGCGCTTTTGCCGCTGGGGCCAACGACTATGTGACCAAACCTTTCGATGTGAAAGACATCGCAACCCGCGTGCATATCGCCGAGCGGATGTTGGAAAACACCCAGCGTGCCCCGCGCCTTGACCCGCATCATCTGAAAGAAGCAGGAGAGCCCGGCGCCCATGATTTCGCGCTGGCCGATCCTGTGCATATCAACGGGGTCGAGCAGTTGGTGCTGCCCTTCTCTTTGGGCAATTACCTGTCGCAATTGTCGCGCCAGCACCTTGATATCTGTCAGGTTTTCGCCGTGAAGATCGAACATATTGATGAGCTTTACGCGACCTGCAACACCCGCGAATTCGCCCGCGCCGTTACCTCTGCCGCCCAAGCGATCGCGCGGGTGGTCGATTGCCCGCAACTGCTGATGACCCACAATGGGTCTGGCACGCTGCTGTGCATCGTGACCGGCGACAGCCTGCCCGCATGGCCCGAGATCGAAGTGCTCATTCAAGGCGAGCTTGACGGGATGGACCTGCGCTACGACGACAACAGCCCACTGTCGGTAATGCTTTCCGTGGGCGGCCCGATCCAGCCCAATGCCAGCCGCACCCAGCGGGTCAGAAAGACATTTGATCGCGCCATTCGCCGTGTGGCGATGCGCCAGAAGGTGAAACTTGACACCGCCCCGACCGAGAAACCCTCCGTCTCTGCCGCGCATTGA
- a CDS encoding indolepyruvate ferredoxin oxidoreductase family protein has translation MTEQPREFTTYKLDDRYDQTEGRVFLTGTQALVRIMLDQARRDREAGLNTAGFVSGYRGSPLGGLDLEYWRIKDRVAKAGVKFLPAVNEDLGATAVLGAQQAHLDPQAEVEGVFSMWYGKGPGVDRSGDALKHGNAYGSAPKGGVLVVAGDDHGCVSSSMPHQSDVGFMSWFMPTLNPASVAEYQAFGEYGIALSRFSGTWVGFKAISETVESGASVTLTPDRVFNQPDYTAPPGGLYVRLGDLPSPEIETRLHHKLDAVQAFMRANPIDRHIYDTQDASFGIVTTGKGHLDTMEALRLLGLDETACRRLGIDIYKIGMVWPLALDDALDFVKGKREVLVIEEKRGIIESQFKEAFYDWPGSKPARMVGKHDENLEELVPWTGELSPLKLLPIIAARLSAFFPEENLLEKARALTDQPPVLLNVPGATRTPYFCSGCPHNSSTKLPEGSKANSGIGCHVMASWMDRETAGFAQMGGEGVPWIATSMFNGGKHVFQNLGEGTWYHSGSLAIRQAVAAKTNITYKILYNDAVAMTGGQPVDGPVSVAAIAQACRAEGVARIALVSDRPELLEKGDFPDGTTFDHRSALDRVQRELRDIPGATVLIYEQTCATEKRRKRKRGLMDDPKKFVMINELVCEGCGDCSLESNCLSVEPKKTEFGTKRQINQSTCNKDYSCLNGFCPSFVTVEGGSRRKRSGAGLDVAGLSAQLPMPELPRLDQPFNLLVTGVGGTGVVTVGALITMAAHLEGLGSSVLDFTGFAQKFGTVLGYVRLAQTPEEVHQVRIDQGGADAVIGCDMVVSSAPKASAHYRRGTRIVLNRAEMPTGDLVLNRDAELRIDDREAAIAQAVGAENLSAFDANAMAEKLMGDAVFANVMMLGYAWQKGLVPVSLTALEQAIELNGVVPDKNRAAFGFGRVMAANPEAIEAHFAPAPAPDHSVDSLIARRMEFLTGYQNVAYAQRYKEKLDALALKVPQGSDDLLRAAAKSLFKLMAYKDEYEVARLHRQSGFEDRIADSFEGDYKVHYHLAPPAWPTGRDGRGRPNKRKFGPWMGRAFDLLAAMKPLRGTWADPFSYGADRKLEVGLIDWYEAVMAKAPALPHDEALAVLSAPMEIRGYGPVKEAAAEKVQDEVAAHLV, from the coding sequence ATGACAGAACAACCGCGCGAATTTACCACTTATAAACTCGACGACCGCTATGATCAGACCGAAGGCCGCGTTTTCCTGACCGGAACGCAGGCACTGGTGCGCATCATGCTGGATCAGGCCCGCCGCGATCGCGAGGCGGGGCTGAACACCGCCGGTTTCGTTTCGGGCTACCGCGGCTCCCCCTTGGGCGGGCTCGATCTGGAATACTGGCGCATCAAAGACCGCGTGGCCAAGGCGGGGGTGAAATTCCTGCCCGCCGTGAACGAAGACCTCGGTGCCACCGCGGTCTTGGGCGCGCAACAGGCCCACCTCGACCCGCAGGCGGAGGTCGAGGGCGTCTTTTCTATGTGGTACGGCAAGGGGCCGGGGGTGGACCGTTCGGGCGACGCGCTGAAACATGGCAACGCTTACGGCTCCGCGCCCAAGGGCGGCGTTTTGGTGGTGGCGGGCGACGATCACGGCTGCGTCTCGTCCTCCATGCCGCATCAATCCGATGTGGGCTTCATGTCGTGGTTCATGCCGACGCTGAACCCGGCAAGCGTGGCCGAATATCAGGCGTTTGGCGAATACGGCATCGCGCTTTCACGCTTCTCGGGCACTTGGGTGGGTTTCAAGGCGATCTCGGAAACCGTGGAAAGCGGCGCATCGGTGACACTGACACCCGACCGCGTGTTCAACCAGCCCGACTACACCGCGCCTCCGGGCGGGCTGTACGTGCGGCTTGGCGATCTGCCCTCGCCCGAGATTGAGACGCGGCTGCATCACAAGCTCGACGCGGTGCAGGCTTTCATGCGCGCCAATCCCATCGACCGGCATATCTACGACACGCAGGACGCCTCTTTCGGCATCGTGACCACCGGCAAAGGCCACCTCGACACGATGGAAGCGCTGCGGCTTCTGGGCCTTGATGAGACCGCCTGCCGCCGCCTCGGCATCGACATCTACAAGATCGGCATGGTCTGGCCGCTGGCGCTGGACGACGCGCTCGACTTCGTCAAGGGCAAGCGCGAAGTGCTTGTGATCGAAGAGAAACGCGGCATCATCGAAAGCCAGTTTAAAGAGGCCTTCTATGACTGGCCCGGCTCCAAACCTGCGCGGATGGTGGGCAAACATGACGAAAACCTTGAGGAGTTGGTGCCTTGGACCGGCGAGCTGTCGCCGCTCAAGCTGCTCCCGATCATTGCCGCGCGGCTCAGTGCCTTCTTTCCCGAAGAGAACCTGCTGGAAAAGGCCCGCGCCCTGACTGACCAGCCGCCCGTGCTGCTGAACGTCCCCGGCGCCACCCGCACGCCTTACTTCTGTTCGGGCTGCCCACATAACTCCTCGACCAAACTGCCCGAAGGATCAAAGGCCAACTCCGGCATTGGCTGCCATGTCATGGCCTCGTGGATGGACCGTGAAACCGCCGGTTTTGCCCAGATGGGCGGCGAAGGCGTGCCGTGGATCGCCACCTCGATGTTCAACGGGGGCAAACATGTGTTCCAGAACCTTGGCGAGGGCACGTGGTACCACTCCGGCTCGCTCGCCATCCGCCAAGCGGTCGCGGCAAAGACGAACATCACCTACAAGATCCTCTACAACGACGCGGTTGCCATGACTGGCGGGCAGCCTGTCGATGGCCCTGTCTCAGTCGCCGCCATCGCGCAGGCCTGCCGCGCGGAAGGCGTGGCGCGGATCGCGCTGGTCTCGGACCGGCCCGAACTGCTGGAGAAGGGTGATTTCCCCGACGGCACCACATTTGATCACCGCAGCGCGCTTGACCGCGTGCAGCGCGAGCTGCGCGATATTCCGGGCGCCACGGTGCTGATCTATGAGCAGACCTGCGCCACCGAGAAACGCCGCAAGCGCAAGCGCGGGCTGATGGACGACCCTAAGAAATTCGTCATGATCAACGAACTGGTCTGCGAGGGTTGCGGCGATTGTTCGTTGGAATCCAATTGCCTAAGCGTCGAGCCGAAGAAGACTGAGTTCGGCACCAAACGGCAGATCAACCAATCGACCTGTAACAAGGATTACTCCTGTCTCAACGGGTTCTGCCCCTCTTTCGTCACCGTCGAGGGGGGCAGCCGCCGCAAACGCTCAGGGGCCGGGCTGGACGTGGCGGGCCTTTCGGCGCAGCTGCCGATGCCCGAACTGCCCAGGCTCGACCAGCCCTTCAACCTGCTGGTGACTGGCGTAGGCGGCACCGGCGTTGTCACCGTGGGCGCGCTTATCACTATGGCGGCGCATCTCGAAGGGCTGGGCTCCAGCGTGCTGGACTTCACCGGCTTTGCACAGAAGTTCGGCACCGTGCTGGGCTATGTGCGGCTCGCCCAAACCCCCGAGGAAGTGCATCAGGTACGCATCGATCAGGGCGGCGCCGACGCGGTGATCGGTTGCGACATGGTGGTCAGCTCCGCGCCCAAAGCCTCGGCCCACTACCGGCGCGGCACGCGGATCGTGCTTAACCGCGCCGAGATGCCGACCGGCGATCTGGTGCTGAACCGCGACGCCGAGTTGCGCATCGACGACCGCGAAGCGGCGATCGCGCAGGCGGTGGGAGCTGAGAACCTCAGTGCCTTTGACGCCAACGCCATGGCCGAAAAACTGATGGGCGACGCGGTGTTCGCCAATGTGATGATGCTGGGCTATGCTTGGCAGAAGGGGCTGGTGCCGGTCTCGCTCACCGCGCTGGAGCAGGCGATCGAGTTGAATGGCGTGGTGCCCGACAAAAACCGCGCCGCCTTTGGTTTTGGCCGGGTCATGGCCGCAAACCCCGAGGCGATTGAGGCGCATTTTGCCCCGGCGCCCGCCCCCGATCACAGTGTCGATAGCCTGATCGCGCGGCGGATGGAGTTCCTCACTGGCTACCAGAACGTTGCCTATGCCCAGCGCTACAAGGAAAAGCTCGACGCGCTGGCATTGAAGGTGCCGCAGGGGTCGGATGACCTGCTGCGCGCCGCAGCGAAATCGCTGTTCAAACTCATGGCCTACAAGGACGAATACGAGGTCGCCCGCCTGCACCGCCAAAGCGGTTTTGAGGATCGCATCGCCGATAGTTTCGAGGGCGACTACAAGGTGCACTACCACCTCGCCCCGCCCGCATGGCCCACCGGCCGCGATGGCCGCGGACGCCCCAACAAGCGCAAGTTTGGCCCATGGATGGGGCGTGCCTTTGACCTATTGGCCGCGATGAAACCCCTGCGCGGCACATGGGCCGACCCGTTCAGCTATGGCGCTGATCGCAAGCTGGAGGTCGGGCTGATCGACTGGTACGAGGCGGTCATGGCCAAGGCCCCGGCCCTGCCCCATGACGAGGCGCTCGCGGTGCTTTCCGCACCGATGGAGATCCGCGGCTACGGCCCCGTGAAAGAGGCCGCGGCCGAAAAGGTGCAGGACGAAGTCGCTGCGCACTTAGTCTAA
- a CDS encoding Lrp/AsnC family transcriptional regulator has protein sequence MSEMDATDRQLVFLLQQDSRLPNAQLAEKLNISASACWRRVKALEQAGVIKRYAAVVDPKAMGLGFEAMVHVHLTRHDASALASFIRAIQSRTEVTECFATTGQADYHLRVLCRDIDAYNAFLESFLFLHPAVNSATTNVILRQIKSDAPITG, from the coding sequence ATGAGTGAGATGGATGCGACAGACCGACAGCTTGTGTTTTTGCTCCAGCAGGATTCGCGTCTGCCCAATGCGCAACTTGCCGAAAAGCTGAATATCTCGGCCTCTGCCTGCTGGCGGCGGGTCAAGGCGTTGGAGCAGGCGGGGGTGATCAAACGCTATGCCGCGGTGGTCGATCCCAAGGCGATGGGGCTGGGGTTTGAGGCGATGGTGCATGTGCATCTGACCCGGCATGACGCCTCGGCCCTTGCCAGTTTCATCCGTGCGATCCAAAGCCGGACGGAGGTGACGGAGTGTTTCGCCACCACCGGCCAAGCGGATTATCACCTGCGCGTTCTTTGCCGCGATATCGACGCCTATAACGCCTTTCTAGAAAGCTTTTTGTTCCTACATCCGGCGGTCAATTCGGCCACCACCAATGTGATCTTGCGGCAGATCAAATCCGACGCGCCGATCACCGGCTAA
- a CDS encoding S-(hydroxymethyl)glutathione dehydrogenase/class III alcohol dehydrogenase: MRTRAAVAVEAGKPLEIMEVNLEGPKRGEVLVEIKATGLCHTDEFTRSGDDPEGIFPAILGHEGAGVVLEVGEGVTTLEPGDHVIPLYTPECRECEYCLSGKTNLCQKIRVTQGQGLLPDGTTRFSMLDGTPIHHYMGCSTFANHTVVPEIALAKVRKDAPFDKICYIGCGVTTGIGAVINTAKVELGARCVVFGLGGIGLNVIQGLRMAGADQIVGVDLNDDKAEVGRYFGMTDFVNPKNVEGDLVAHLVEVTKGGADYSFDATGNTKVMRDALECAHKGWGESIIIGVAPAGAEISTRPFQLVTGRVWRGTAFGGAKGRTDVPKIVDWYMNGKIEIDPMITHKLTLDQINEGFELMHKGESIRAVVEF; the protein is encoded by the coding sequence ATGAGAACCCGTGCCGCCGTTGCCGTGGAAGCTGGCAAACCGCTTGAAATCATGGAGGTGAACCTTGAAGGGCCGAAACGCGGTGAGGTCTTGGTTGAGATCAAGGCAACCGGCCTGTGCCATACCGACGAATTCACCCGCTCGGGCGACGACCCCGAAGGGATCTTCCCCGCGATCCTTGGCCACGAAGGCGCGGGCGTGGTGCTGGAAGTGGGCGAAGGCGTGACCACGCTGGAGCCGGGCGACCATGTGATCCCCCTCTACACGCCAGAATGCCGCGAATGCGAATACTGCCTGTCGGGCAAAACCAACCTCTGCCAAAAAATCCGCGTGACCCAAGGCCAAGGCTTGCTGCCCGATGGCACAACGCGGTTTTCGATGCTCGATGGCACGCCGATTCACCACTATATGGGCTGCTCAACCTTTGCCAACCACACCGTGGTGCCGGAAATCGCGCTGGCCAAGGTCCGCAAAGACGCGCCCTTTGATAAAATTTGCTACATCGGTTGCGGCGTGACCACGGGCATCGGTGCGGTGATCAACACGGCCAAGGTCGAACTGGGCGCGCGCTGCGTGGTCTTTGGGCTGGGCGGCATCGGGTTGAACGTGATCCAAGGGCTGCGGATGGCAGGCGCGGATCAGATCGTCGGTGTCGATCTTAACGACGACAAAGCAGAGGTCGGGCGTTATTTCGGGATGACCGATTTCGTGAACCCTAAGAACGTCGAGGGCGATCTGGTGGCGCATCTGGTCGAGGTGACCAAAGGCGGCGCGGATTATTCCTTTGACGCGACTGGCAACACCAAGGTCATGCGCGACGCGCTGGAATGCGCCCACAAGGGCTGGGGCGAAAGCATCATCATCGGCGTGGCACCTGCGGGAGCCGAGATTTCGACGCGGCCATTCCAATTGGTCACCGGCCGGGTTTGGCGCGGGACCGCTTTTGGCGGGGCCAAGGGGCGGACGGACGTGCCCAAGATCGTTGATTGGTACATGAACGGCAAAATCGAGATCGACCCGATGATCACCCATAAGCTGACGCTGGATCAGATCAACGAAGGCTTTGAATTGATGCACAAAGGTGAATCGATCCGCGCGGTCGTCGAATTCTAA
- a CDS encoding cobyric acid synthase: MTKAIMIQGTGSNVGKSMIVAGLIRACTRRGLRVRPFKPQNMSNNAAVTEDGGEIGRAQALQARAAGVAPHTDMNPVLLKPQSATGAQVVVQGKIAGQQQAWEFGRNKASLMPAALQSFHRLAENCDLIVIEGAGSPAETNLRAGDIANMGFARAAGVSVVLMGDIDRGGVIAQIVGTQAVLDAEDNALIRGFAVNKFRGDRSLFDAGRDDIAKRTGWPSLGVIPWFDAAHRLPAEDVMDLPARARSGGSGCVIAVPRLPRIANFDDLDPLAAEPGVDLRMIMPGSPLPADADLVLMVGSKSTISDLEAFRAEGWDIDLAAHIRRGGHVLGLCGGYQMLGKTITDPQGIEGPAARVAGLGHLDVETTMAPLKHLAEKSGQHPASGTDLTGYEIHIGETTGSDCARAWLTFDGTPEGAASPSGRVQGCYMHGIFSSDAFRRAYLGGFGVTSSLDFESGVDDALDALADHVETYIDVDLFLSLAAEV; encoded by the coding sequence ATGACCAAAGCCATCATGATACAGGGCACCGGCAGTAATGTCGGCAAGTCGATGATCGTTGCCGGATTAATCCGCGCCTGCACCCGGCGCGGGCTGCGCGTGCGCCCGTTCAAACCGCAGAACATGTCCAACAACGCCGCCGTCACCGAGGACGGGGGCGAGATTGGCCGCGCGCAGGCCTTGCAGGCCCGTGCCGCAGGCGTGGCACCGCATACGGACATGAACCCGGTGCTGCTGAAGCCTCAAAGCGCCACCGGCGCGCAGGTCGTGGTGCAGGGCAAGATCGCGGGCCAGCAACAGGCGTGGGAGTTTGGGCGCAACAAAGCGAGCCTGATGCCCGCCGCGCTACAGTCCTTTCACCGCTTGGCCGAAAACTGCGACCTAATCGTGATCGAAGGCGCGGGCTCCCCGGCAGAGACCAACCTGCGGGCAGGCGATATCGCCAATATGGGTTTCGCCCGCGCCGCCGGGGTGTCTGTGGTGCTGATGGGCGACATCGACCGTGGCGGGGTGATCGCGCAGATCGTCGGGACGCAGGCGGTGCTAGATGCCGAAGACAACGCGCTGATCCGTGGCTTTGCCGTCAATAAATTCCGCGGCGACCGCAGCCTCTTTGACGCAGGCCGCGATGACATCGCCAAGCGCACCGGCTGGCCCAGTCTTGGGGTAATCCCGTGGTTCGACGCCGCCCACCGCCTGCCCGCCGAAGATGTGATGGACCTGCCCGCCCGCGCCCGTTCCGGTGGCTCAGGCTGTGTGATCGCCGTCCCGCGCCTGCCGCGTATCGCCAATTTCGATGACCTCGACCCATTGGCCGCCGAGCCGGGCGTCGACCTGAGGATGATTATGCCCGGCAGCCCCCTGCCCGCCGACGCCGATCTGGTGCTGATGGTCGGCAGCAAATCGACGATCTCCGATCTCGAAGCCTTCCGGGCCGAGGGATGGGACATCGACCTTGCCGCCCATATCCGGCGGGGCGGCCATGTGCTGGGGCTGTGCGGTGGCTATCAGATGTTGGGCAAGACCATCACAGACCCGCAGGGCATCGAAGGCCCGGCGGCGCGGGTGGCGGGGCTGGGGCATCTGGACGTGGAAACCACGATGGCCCCGCTGAAACATCTGGCGGAAAAATCCGGCCAGCATCCTGCCAGCGGCACCGATTTAACGGGATATGAAATTCACATCGGGGAAACCACCGGCTCCGATTGTGCCCGCGCATGGCTCACCTTTGACGGCACGCCCGAGGGCGCGGCCTCCCCCTCGGGCCGGGTGCAGGGCTGCTATATGCATGGAATTTTCAGCTCAGACGCCTTCCGCCGCGCCTACCTTGGCGGTTTTGGCGTGACCTCATCGCTGGATTTCGAAAGCGGCGTGGATGATGCGCTCGACGCGCTGGCCGATCATGTCGAGACCTATATCGATGTCGACCTGTTCCTCTCCCTCGCGGCAGAGGTCTAG
- a CDS encoding cobalamin biosynthesis protein CobQ has protein sequence MNTPAHLLLGAAVMGREGAKPLIWAALAGALLPDLSLYLMAGFALYIQGLPGSVVFGELYYSDLWQTIFSIDNSFIVWGALLALAVWRQAGWAVALTGAALLHLLFDLPLHHDDGRAHFWPLTGWIFESPVSYWDVRHGAAWVAPIEALVSTLAAITLWWRRPGWVLSCLTLALLLAEGLALRNWIFFFGAD, from the coding sequence ATGAACACGCCTGCACATTTGCTTTTGGGCGCTGCCGTGATGGGGCGGGAAGGGGCCAAGCCGTTAATCTGGGCAGCACTTGCCGGGGCCCTGCTGCCGGACTTGTCGCTCTATCTGATGGCGGGTTTTGCGCTCTATATCCAAGGGCTGCCGGGAAGTGTGGTCTTTGGGGAGCTTTACTACTCGGACCTCTGGCAGACGATCTTTTCGATAGATAATTCATTCATCGTCTGGGGTGCGCTTTTGGCGCTGGCGGTCTGGCGGCAGGCGGGCTGGGCCGTGGCGCTGACGGGGGCGGCGTTGCTGCATCTCCTGTTCGACCTGCCGCTGCACCACGATGATGGGCGGGCGCATTTCTGGCCGCTGACGGGTTGGATATTCGAAAGCCCGGTCAGTTATTGGGATGTGCGTCACGGCGCGGCCTGGGTCGCACCGATTGAGGCGCTGGTCAGCACCCTTGCCGCCATTACGCTGTGGTGGCGCAGGCCGGGGTGGGTGCTCTCTTGCTTGACGTTGGCGCTGCTGCTGGCCGAGGGGCTCGCCCTACGCAACTGGATCTTCTTTTTCGGGGCAGATTGA
- a CDS encoding DUF6280 family protein gives MKDFVDGTAFNNEQGNRARKLFAAVVLAALDDAIADDKKYGNGPEQIARWARSRDGREVLSCAGIDPNERVVEGLMEFVGKGVRTSVALSREESERRNAALQAEAA, from the coding sequence ATGAAAGATTTCGTTGATGGCACCGCTTTCAACAACGAGCAAGGCAACCGCGCACGCAAGCTCTTTGCTGCTGTGGTGCTTGCTGCTTTGGATGACGCAATTGCCGACGACAAGAAATATGGCAACGGCCCAGAACAGATTGCCCGCTGGGCCCGTTCGCGCGATGGCCGCGAAGTGCTGAGCTGTGCCGGGATCGACCCCAATGAGCGGGTCGTCGAAGGCCTGATGGAATTTGTCGGCAAAGGCGTGCGGACCTCCGTCGCCCTGTCGCGCGAAGAGTCCGAGCGCCGCAATGCCGCGCTTCAGGCCGAAGCCGCCTGA
- the efp gene encoding elongation factor P: MPKINGNEIRPGNVLEHNGGLWAAVKVDHVKPGKGGAFAQVEMRNLRNGSKLNERFRSADKVERVRLEQKDQQFLYEDDGMLVVMDTETYEQVQLDAELLGDTRPFLQDGMMIVVEYHDAEALNARLPQKVVCNIAETEPVVKGQTAANSFKPAILENGVKISVPPFVGQDEAIVVNTETMEYVERA, translated from the coding sequence ATGCCCAAGATTAACGGAAACGAGATCCGCCCCGGAAACGTCCTTGAACATAACGGTGGCCTTTGGGCGGCCGTGAAGGTCGATCACGTGAAGCCCGGCAAGGGCGGTGCCTTTGCCCAAGTCGAGATGCGCAACCTTCGCAACGGCTCCAAATTGAACGAACGCTTCCGCTCTGCCGATAAGGTCGAGCGCGTGCGACTGGAGCAAAAAGACCAGCAATTTCTGTATGAAGACGACGGTATGCTGGTGGTAATGGACACCGAAACCTATGAGCAGGTGCAGCTTGATGCCGAGCTTTTGGGTGACACGCGCCCCTTCCTGCAAGACGGCATGATGATCGTGGTCGAGTACCATGACGCCGAGGCGCTGAACGCCCGTCTGCCGCAAAAAGTGGTCTGCAACATTGCCGAGACCGAGCCGGTCGTCAAAGGCCAGACAGCGGCGAATTCCTTCAAACCAGCCATTCTGGAAAACGGTGTGAAGATCTCTGTTCCGCCCTTCGTAGGGCAGGACGAAGCGATCGTGGTGAACACCGAAACCATGGAATATGTCGAACGCGCTTGA
- the ygfZ gene encoding CAF17-like 4Fe-4S cluster assembly/insertion protein YgfZ, which produces MTTRRILRLSGPDTRDFLQGIVTNDVGKLDQGPVYAALLTPQGKYMADFFLIADGDSVLLDVDESLGDMLSQRLSMYKLRAKVTIEPSGLHLHRGTGPAPEDAVSDPRHSEMGWRAYRDTPQTDDTTDWNALRVAHLIPETGVELTPDTFILEAGLDRINGLDFRKGCYVGQEVTARMKHKTELRKGLTRVEVSGSAAPGTAITAEGKPAGTLFTQAGDQALAHLRFDRANGHMQADEAQVTWPGPAA; this is translated from the coding sequence ATGACCACGCGCCGCATTCTGCGCCTCTCCGGCCCCGACACCCGCGATTTCCTGCAAGGCATCGTGACCAATGACGTTGGCAAACTGGACCAAGGCCCGGTCTACGCCGCCCTGCTGACGCCGCAGGGCAAATATATGGCCGATTTCTTTCTGATCGCTGACGGCGATAGCGTTCTGCTTGATGTGGACGAAAGCCTTGGCGACATGCTGAGCCAACGGCTGTCGATGTATAAGCTGCGCGCCAAGGTGACGATTGAGCCGAGCGGGCTGCACCTGCACCGTGGCACCGGCCCCGCACCCGAAGATGCCGTGTCCGACCCGCGTCATTCGGAAATGGGCTGGCGCGCCTATCGCGACACGCCGCAGACAGATGACACTACCGATTGGAACGCCCTGCGCGTGGCGCATCTGATCCCCGAAACCGGTGTGGAACTGACGCCTGATACGTTTATCCTCGAAGCCGGGCTTGATCGGATCAACGGGCTCGACTTCCGCAAGGGCTGCTATGTGGGCCAAGAGGTCACGGCGCGGATGAAACACAAGACCGAGTTGCGCAAGGGGCTGACGCGAGTTGAGGTCAGTGGCAGCGCCGCGCCGGGCACGGCGATCACGGCAGAGGGCAAACCGGCGGGCACGCTGTTCACTCAAGCGGGGGACCAGGCGCTGGCGCATCTCCGCTTTGACCGCGCCAACGGGCATATGCAGGCCGATGAGGCGCAAGTCACATGGCCCGGCCCAGCCGCCTGA
- a CDS encoding TIGR04283 family arsenosugar biosynthesis glycosyltransferase, with translation MRAPISVVIPSLNAAAALPACLAALVEGLQAGLIREVILSDGGSTDGTPQLAEGWGGEVISGAPSRGGQLRRGCEAARGEWLLVIHADTVLAPGWTDAVQDHMARGTGAAGWFRLRFDQRGLPPRLVAGWANLRSVCGLPYGDQGLLLPRALYDAVGGYPDQPLMEDVALARALRGRLARLEGIAVTSAEKYRRQGWLRRGGRNLWTLMRYAMGASPEALAESYRRS, from the coding sequence ATGCGCGCGCCGATCTCTGTCGTCATTCCCAGTCTCAATGCAGCCGCCGCGCTGCCTGCCTGCCTTGCCGCGCTTGTCGAAGGGTTGCAGGCCGGGCTGATCCGCGAGGTGATCCTGAGCGATGGCGGATCGACAGATGGCACGCCTCAGCTGGCCGAAGGCTGGGGGGGCGAGGTGATCTCGGGCGCGCCCTCGCGGGGGGGGCAGTTGCGCCGCGGATGCGAAGCGGCACGGGGGGAGTGGCTCTTGGTGATCCATGCCGACACGGTGCTGGCGCCGGGGTGGACCGATGCGGTGCAGGATCACATGGCGCGCGGGACAGGGGCTGCGGGGTGGTTTCGCCTCAGGTTCGATCAGCGCGGGCTGCCACCACGATTGGTCGCAGGTTGGGCGAACCTGCGCAGCGTCTGCGGCTTGCCCTATGGTGATCAGGGGCTGCTGCTGCCCCGCGCGCTTTATGACGCGGTCGGCGGTTACCCCGATCAGCCGCTGATGGAGGATGTCGCACTGGCCCGCGCCCTGCGGGGCCGATTGGCGCGGCTTGAGGGCATCGCCGTGACCAGTGCCGAGAAATACCGCCGTCAGGGCTGGCTGCGCCGCGGTGGGCGCAACCTGTGGACGCTGATGCGCTACGCTATGGGCGCCAGCCCCGAAGCCCTTGCGGAAAGCTATCGGCGGTCGTGA